DNA from Chelonia mydas isolate rCheMyd1 chromosome 3, rCheMyd1.pri.v2, whole genome shotgun sequence:
GCTGGCATAGCCCTTGCTTCTCAGTGTAGATAAGTAGAGTTCCGTGCATTTAGCTTTGAATTTGTTCAGACAAGAATGAATGATGGAGGCTGTCTACTCTGTATGAGACATCGGAGCCTGCGATGTGTTGTGGAAGAGTAGAGGGCTGCTGCTTCACTGCCCTCCACTCACCAGTTCTTTGTGTTTCCTTTGCCACTGCTGACTGTCCTCCCCCTCAAGGTGGCTGCAGTGCGGTGATCTTGTATCTGTAtcatttgtaaagcagtttggTACGAAAGGGGCTGTGAAAATTTAGACTAGCCCAGGCTAGTTGGCTAATTGGGCCAGGCTAAATCAGGCATCTTCTTTAGTGGGGCATCTCCCAGGAAACTAACATAGTCAAAATAATAGTGAATGGTAATGATTATAGCTTAATTGTAACAGTGCTAGCACAGAGTTCTCCTGACAGGTGGCTGGCAAAGAGGAAAAATAGCTTCTGCCCTTTTCCCCTGAGGTAGGAAAAAAACCTCCATTATTGTCTCCCTTCTCCACAAAACTTATTTAGTCTTAGAAATATCAAGTATTTTCTTCACTGCATTTGTTTTGGGACTCTTTAGAagatcagagctgggaaggcagCACTCTGAGCCACGAACTGACTGGCCCGGGGCTTGAGTCAGTTACAAAGATTCCCCCCCCAAGCTGTTGGCCAGATTTGAGTTGAATAGatatttaaaacttgttttttaaCAAGCAAGACGTAGATGCACAAAGGTACGTAGGTGCCTATATctgtgatttaggtgcctaaatcccagttttggctccaatGCATTCCTCAAAACTCCCGCCGAACTCCATAGGCACCTAAATTTGGtgcctaagttttcagggtagAAGTTGGCCAGGCATCTATGTTTCTGCTGCTGGGCGCATGCACTCTTGCCTCCCTCTAGGTGCCcagatgcctaagccccagagctgTTCACAAACTGGGAGAAGATAAGTGACCAAACACTTACATCGTGGGTGGGGCCCactctggtaggtgtgctcagggCCTGCCTGTCAGGTCAGGTCTAACTTGCAGTTTGGCTGGAGGAGGATATGGTGGTAGTGCCTCACCCgtaacttttagtccagtggttcgAGCGCCCACCTGGGATATGTACCCAGGTTCAAGTCGCCCCTCTACCAGCGGGGAGAGAGGATTTCAACAGGGGGCTCCCACCattgaatgctctaaccactgaactgCAGGATAGGCTGATGGGGTCCCCTCAGTCTCTGCCATTGAAGCCGTTCCACTCTGGGTGCCCTAAGCACTgaactacagagtcattctcgcTCTGTCGCCCAGTGACTATTTATGTATCTCTCCACAGTGGAAAGTCGCTGGGCCGGAGAGAGAGAATGACGCTGtagcccagtgcttagggcatctacttgagaggtgggagatgcagggtccagcccctctgctccaatcactctGTCATTAGTTATCCAGAGTGGAACTGCTTCAGCAGGGGAGACGTGggtctagtctacactacagactgaTAATGGTATAACTgttgctcagtggtgtgaaaaatccacacccctgagtgactgTAGTTACACTGACCCAGACCCCGGTGTAGTCAGCGCTATGataacaggagagcttctcctgtcaccagagctgccacctctcggggaggtggattggCTACGCTGGCAGGAGAGCCCTCTCCCGTCAGCGCAGAGCGTCTTCATcgaagtgctacagcggcacagcttcATCGGTGCTGCTGCGTGATGCAGGGTTTTAAGCATAGACTGGCCCACGTCAGACTATCCCATTGCCCAGTGCTTTGAGCACGCTCCTGCGAGccccctttctccctctctgtgccggagggggagaagagctgaACCTGGGGCTCCCACATCACAGGTTAgtgccccgcccccgggactaAAAGTTGCAAGGTTGGCGGCAGCAGCTGCAcgtcctcctcctctggctgtttcgcgtggagtgaggcaggcaccGGACTCCTCCCGCAGGAAGTGGCTCGGGCGCCTAAGCTGCCTGGCCGAGGAGACGGATTCCTATCTGTGGATTGCTCAGCAGAGACTTCGGTCATGTCTGTGCTGGGGTGACATGACTACAGTGCTGCTGCGCCATAGCACAGACGCGGCTCTGTCAGCGTCGTCAGTCcccctctctgagaggcagtcgCGAGGTCGACAGGTGTAGGCCAGGCCTCCGGCACCTCTTCCTGAGAGAGGaacagggcttagcacacacctctctggtcagcagctcccattggctagcttaggtggggagctgcctagcatgctggcttttgtggctcCCATTCTGAGTCACCTCTCTCGCCCCATtgattgtatagggagcctaggtgtctgactcaggctttgtggattgcagcgTTGTTTACATGacgttttttttcccctaggcGCCTAAAAGATATATCTGTGATGCTCAGCGTTGCAACGCCTCGGGCTACATCTCTTCTACAGTTTATGTCAGCATAACTTCTGTCGCTCAAGGGGATGAATAAATCACCTCCCTGAGCACCAGAAGTTAccgcgccagtgtggacagcgctatgtcagtgagAGCGCATCTCCCGCCGACACAGCTGCTGCCACTTGCAGGGGCTGTAGTAGTTAAGGcaatgggagaactctctcctctcggcttagagcagctacattagagagcttacagcagggCGCCTGCATCCAtgctgctgtaaactctctacTGTAGCCGTGCCCTCAATCACTTTGTGGTTCCCACCCTAAATTCCTTCCCATTGCAATCACTCAAGCCATATCCACACTGCACtttgtcattaaaacttttgttgctcaggggtgtgaaaaaaacattcCCCCTGGACGACGAAATGTGCCTGTGTGGACAGCGTTTTATTGGTGGGAGCCGCTCTCCCATCGACAAAGCTACCGCCCCTCATtcagggtggttttattttgttgccgggagagcgctctcccagcgACAAAAAGTAGCTATGCTGCGCACCTTACAACAGCACACCGTtgtaaggtgcacagtgtagacatagcttcagGCTTTACCTCTACTGTCCACAGTGATTGtcctctccctgcactgccaGTCACCTAGGGAGTCTTCCAGAGGAAATGAAATCTGATTTTTCCAACgtacaaacaaacaaccctcctCTCCCATTCTTTTTCCCCCCCGCACGAAAAAACATTCTGGCACCTTTTATATaataaacaagcaaaaaaagCAGAATCTCTCCTCTGCAAGCACCTTAATGGTGATGAATTTATCTCCTGTATTTACATGGTAATTAAGGTGTGGAATTCTATGTTCTGCCCTTCAATGCGCAAGATGTTAAATAGACTAGGGTATAATATTCCTGGGCACTCAGGAACCCTGTGTCAAGTTTGCACTTGCAGCCTGACTCTGGAATACTTGATTTCCCAGCCCTAGCTTTGCtgtatggatttttttgttttgttttgcatggaATATTCTGCTATACAGTAtgtagtgtgtgtatatgtatgtatatacatatatatagccaagattttccaaaaacAGGTGTCTGAAATTTGCCTGATTATGTGGCATGATTTTTAAAGTGACTTCTAATGAGAACTCCTGAGTTCTCAAATTTTGGAAATCTCGCTATGTATTTACTAACGTAATTCTAAGCACCCATTTTTGAGCAACACGGCCTAGATTTCTCACTGTCTTTTTCTACTTAATGACTTACCATTCAATATATATCCTCTCTCCCGGCAGTGTTGTCCTAGTGAAGCTCATGGAGGATGGAAAAGTATGTGTCTCAGTCATCTTGGGTCACGCTGTACAGAAAGTTGAAATAGTGAATGAAGGGGATGATGAAACGAAGGAGCAGCTTGCTCACCTATTCATGCCAGAAGAGAGCAGAGCTTATGGCCACGAAGaactggagaagaggaagagcagcCTGAAGACTTGGCTGGAGACCAATCACATCCCTGTAACAGAACAAGGCGAGTCACAAAGAACATTGTGTGTGGCAGGTGTATTAACTATCGACCCACCATATGGGCCAGAAGACTGTAGCAGCTCCAATGAAATTATTCTATCTAGAGTCCAGAGCTTGATACAAGGCCACCTTGCACCGCAGTAGTAATGGACAAGTTGACAAACGCTTCTCATCTAAAACTCTTCTATTTCAAACAGGGCGAGGTGCTCTTTTCCCCTTAAATTAAGAATTGTTCTATGCTATTGGTTGACTTGATTTTCACTGACTGATGTGAGGGTGAGCAGAACTGTTGTGCGTTAGCCACTCTGGCTGATTCTGTATGTGAGGGAACAGATGGTGGAACAGTCTTATAACTGAAAGCAGGAAGCATTTGTACTACCtaatattttgtataaaaaaagTTATTTGGTATGAATGACATTTTATTCTATGGAATCCTAATTCTTTATCTACCACTGTCTCATATGAAAGATGGAGTTGATGAATCTTGTCTTCCTGGCTGTGTCCCTCCCCTCTGTGTCTGCCTTTAATTGCCTTTCCTCCTACCTGTGGATGATataaagattgggggagtggtaaatactgAGGAGGACAGGACAGTAATATGGCACAATCTAgattgcttggaaagctggtcccattcaaacaaaaagtattttaatacagccacATGCAAAATTATACATTTAGGGACATGGAATGCAGGCCCTCCCTACAGAaagcagtgcctctgaaaaagatttaggggtcatTGTGCAAAAGCAACCCGCGCTCCAAGGGCAATTGTGTGGCAAAGAGGGCTAATGTGATTattggatgtataaataggggagtAGTGAGTAGAAGGAGGGAGATGATTGTACCTCTGTATGTGGCATGGATGAGACCGATATTGGAGTACTacatccagttctggggtccacattttaaaaaaacagttgaaaaattggagaggatgcagaaaagagccacaaaacgTTATttggggctggagaaaatgctgtAGAGAGACGGacttaaactaaacagattgagctctttatcAAAAGAAGGTTGAGGTTATGTCTTTCATTGGAGAGTTAGCCCAGGCTCTTATCCGACCCGCCTCCCATTCACACATTCACAACCCTCTCAGCTGAGCTAAGTGGTGCTTTCCATCTGGGCTAGCTGGCCTGGTTGGGGGTTTAGGCTggagctcagctttcatttgggCTGGAAATTTGCCCACTTTGCAGTAAGGACACAGGCTAAGTCATCTGAGTGCTGACAGtcttccagtgctttaccacaaTTCCACCGATGTgcccaggacagacaagttctcccacaattcactcgGAACGAATCAGTGCCACAGCTTACTGCAGAATAAAAAGCCATGGGAAGTCCTACTGATGCAGGTCCATGAGTGCAGAACCAGTGAGGACATGGTAACTTGGGTAGGGCTGAGTTGTGAGACTACCTGGGGTAGGCTGACCTAGGGGCCAATCTCTGAGTGAACTGCGTAGTGTGTGAGAGGCGACTTGATTACAGGGTATAAGTATCTTTACAGGAAGAAAATATCAGATACTAAAGGgatttaatctagcagagaaaggcataataagaacaaatggctggaagttgaagctacacaaatttcCTAACCtactttccttctttgatagtGTTACTACGGCCCTCCATCCACTAAGCCACCAACCCTGTCAAAAATTAGGGTGGTtcggcatgatttgttcttgacagggTCAGATAAAAAGCTTGTcgctctcaccaagagaagttggtccagtaaaaaagaTTACCTCATCAGCTGATGTGTCTCAGCAAGGATACTGACATTTAAACTTTCATAGGCTTCAGAGTTATTTCAGTCCCTTATCCAGGGTTTGAGCCAAAATCCTTTAAAATCATTggaatccattgatttcaattggctttgaatcagacttccattaaaataaataggGCATTTCACATTCCTTTCACTGCAATTGTTTGTGTATCTGACTCTGACATCAGTTTATTGATTCATTTtgaagattaatttaaaataatcacttAAATTCTATATTAAATGAAAAACCAGAAAGGAATACAGTATTAATTAGGCTttcattacatattttaaaaggtacaagaAAGGATAATCTACATAATTCTAGATCAGTTCCTAATTACTCTTCTTCAATACAATCACAGCTGAGAAGGTTCATCTGTTTCAAGCCTCTTTTTTTAATGGGTGTTATGTCCAGGAGCAGAAATATCTTTTACTTATTGTCAgtcccaaaattattttttttaagttaaatgaaATGCCCTTGGCTTGTTTAGAGCTATGGCACATGAAATAACAGGGGTGCTTTTCACCATGGAAAACCCTGATGCAGTAGACATTTACACGCTTCACTCAGCACAGGTGACTGCAGCAGATTCTACAGGACTCTGAAGTGTCCTGTCTCAAGCCATGCAACAGGATGCCCATCATTTCTTCAAACAAGTCAAAGACAGAAGTTCTCATTTAGGACTAAAGCCCCTCTTCTGCTGTTGGATCTGCATTACCCGCCGGACTTGCTCACCCCGACCCAACTACAGGAGCAGAGTCTCCGGCCGGACAAACGTGAACTAGCAGAAAGAAGCTGTTAACCCAGTAGGTGTGAACCGAGTACAGAACATGGCTGAAAAAATGTCTCCGCTCCCCATCTGGGAAATATTTAGGCACTTGCATAACTTTAAATGGGTCCTGCTGAcggccccccacccagctctactgGAGTCTATCCCTTGCTCCCCCATGCCCCAATGGAGCTTTATGGGGGGCCAGCCCCCTATCCCAGGAGAGCTCTAATGGGGCCTAGCCCCCTGAGCCCTACtacagcccagcccctgcctcacccACCATAGCTCTACTGGGGTTCAGTCCACCCATACCCTAGGGGAGCTCTAATAGGGTCCTAGCCCCCCCCATGGCTCTATTGGGGCCCAGCCCCACATAGCCCTACTGGGGCTCAGGCCCCCCCACATGCCCCAGAGGAGCTCTAATGGGGCCCAGGCCCTAGCTCCCCACATGGCCCTACTGGGGCTCAGGCCCCCCACATGACCCAGGGGAGCTCTAATGGGGCCCAGGCCCCTAGCTCCCCCATAGCTCTATTGGGGTTCAGTCCCCCCATACCCCAGGGAAGCACTAATAGGGCCCTAGCCCCTCCCATGGCTCTAGTGGGCCCAGGCCCCCCACATGCCCCAGAGGAGCACTAAtggggcccagccccccaccatggCTCTAGTGGGCCAAGCCCCCACATGCCCCAGGGGAGCACTAAtggggcccagcccctccccatggCTCTAGTGGGGCCGAGCCCCCCCCATACCCCAGGGAAGCACTAATGGGGCCCAGCCCCCTAGCCCTCCTCATGGCTCTAGtgtagcccagcccccccccccatgccccagggGAGCACTAAtggggcccagccccccccataccccaaggAAGCACTAAtggggcccagcccccccaccccatggctcTAGTGGGCCGAGCCCCCACATGCCCCAGGGAAGCACTAATggggcccagcccccgcccccatggcTCTAGGGGGCCGAGCCCCCACATGCCCCAGGGGAGCGCTAAtggggcccagcccctcccatgGCTCTAGTGGGGCCCAGCCCGCCCCCATACCCCAGGGGAGCGCCGTGCTCCCCCCAGAGCTGACGGGGCCCCGCCGCCACCGGTCGCTCACGTCCCCCCCGCCGCGGGGACAGGTTGTGCGACCCGAGCACGTTGCTATGGCAACGGCGAGAAGGGGTGGGCTCTCCTTCCCGCCTTCTCAGAGCGCGCGCGGCGGCGGGCGGGGGTGCTGTGCGCGTGCGCCGCGGACTCTATATCAGGGGCCCGCGGCGCCTGCGCGCGGAGAGGCAGGCAGCCGgctggcgggcgggcgggcggttGGAGCGGGAGCCATGTCTCGCTACGGCCGCTATGGAGGCGGTAGGCGCTAGGCCGTGCCGCGCGGGGGCCGGCAGCGGGGGGTTGATGCGGGGGGGGTCTCCTCGCCgatcccgggggggcggggcccggggcgcGGCGCGCGCGGGGCTAGCCGCGGGGGAGGCCGCCGCCATTTTGCGCACGTTGGGCGCCCGCCGCGCGGCTGGGCCAGGGACGGCCGCGGGTGGGGCGGCcaagatggcggcggcggcggcgcctcGGCGGGCTGCGTGCGGCGGCGGGGCCGCGCCTGGCTCGGGCCGCCCGGGGGCGGGGCGCGGGCTGCGGGGCCTCGGCGACCGCGTGCGTTGTTCTTGCAGAGACCAAGGTGTACGTGGGCAACCTGGGCACCGGCGCCGGCAAGGGCGAGCTGGAGCGCGCCTTCAGCTACTACGGGCCGCTGCGCACGGTGTGGATCGCGCGGAACCCGCCGGGCTTCGCCTTCGTGGAGTTCGAGGACCCGCGAGACGCGGAGGACGCGGTGCTCGGGCTGGACGGAAAGTAGGTGGGGGCGGCGCGGGGCGGCGCGGGGCGGCGGGTGCGGGGGGGTGGcgcgggcggcggcggcgagtGACCGGCGCCTGTCTCGGCCCGCAGGGTGCTGTGCGGCTCGCGGGTGAGAGTGGAGCTGTCGACGGGCATGCCCCGCCGCTCCCGCTACGACCGGCCCCCCGCGCGGCGCCCCTTCGACCCCAACGACCGGTGCTACGAGTGCGGAGACAAGGGCCACTACGCTTACGACTGCCACCGCTACAGTCGTCGGAGGAGGAGCAGGTacgggggggggcggcgcggcCGGGTCTCTTCGCCAGGGACGGAGGTGGTCTTGTTAGCCAAGGAGAGCATGCTGTGCCAGATTAGCGTAACTGTAATGCTGTAGTCATGCAGGTGTGTTTGACGTTTTGTTGATATTTCATATTAAATGTTAATATATTAACAATCAACCTGGTCAAAACCTTTCAGGTTTCTTCGTTTGAGTCAGTCGCCTTGATTCAGAATGTCACAAGCCTTAAGGTTTCATGCTGAGGCGCCTTGCAAAATCCGACAATTAAGATCCTCCTAGACCTTGAGGTGATCAGCATAAGAGGCCAGATCCCCTCGAGCCATCTACACCTAGCTTCACCATATTCTTTAAAGGGCAGAAAATTTGAGACGGTGATCGCCGTAACAGTAAATTTGGCTTTCAATTGGGGCCCCCCCCCCTCCGGTTTAGAAAGAGGAACACCAGATTGACCACATTCCCACCTAGAAAAATCTTCTTGCGTCAATCAAGCCTCACCCTGGCTCATTTGGCTGTCAGTTTGATCGTCGTTAGATTGAAGAGAACACCTAGATGCAGCGATCGGCTATAGATACTTCTAGATCGTCTAGATCTGCTAGACCTTGGGCCAAAGAGGGTCGACCTGCAAACTTGcaaggtttattttaaatacacattaCAGTGTTTTATATTATAATGTAATTCTAAATGTAATTCAGCTTAACATCTTTTTTAGGTAGTAAAAATACTCAAAACAAATAGGCCCTGAGTTTTTTCCAACTGACAGACACTAATTTTTAGTTGTCTGAAATTTTAACTTCAGCAAAGGCTCACGTGCACTAATGGCTAAAGTTCTTTTCTAATACTTATTTTTTCTAACCTAACATTAGGTCACGGTCTAGATCTCATTCAAGGTCCAGAGGAAGAAGGTATTCTCGGTCACGCAGCCGAAGCCGTGGTAGGAGGTGCGTTTCAGACTTTCTTgtgctttcctttttaaagagaAGTCAGACATCCTGTTCACCTTTTTTAAAGACAAGTAAAGCTTTGTATaatattttcaatcttttcaCTGTAGATCCAGGTCAGCTTCCCTTCGCAGATCGAGGTCTGTGTCGCCTCGTAGATCTAGATCGGCCTCACCCCGTAGATCCCGATCACGTTCTTTAAAAAGATCAAGGTAATCGGTTTTGTATTATGATTATCAGCCAACGTTTCTGTTAAGGTGGATTCAGAATATTTGAAGGGTATGGTGGGAGGTAGTGTGAAACtcattctttgttttatttggtgAGTAGATTCTGTGAGAATGGTTTGAGCCTTCAAGACCAAACATACTAACTTGGGGGAATTTCTCCTCAACTAAAGTGAATGTTCTGAAAACAATTCTCTTGAATTTTTGGTATTGCACGTTTAGCTGGTCTTAGGGTCTGGCGTATGCTTAAACATTACGCCAGCCTAGTTATGTCCTTAAGGAGTGTCAATAAAAGCACACCccaaacaataaaataaagccCTGGAGCaattatgtaaataaaaattgctttaCATAGCATAACATAATATAAGCTTATAAATGACATCAACTTCCCAAATTTGAGTGtgtgatttttgattttttggaaAATAGTGCCTCTATCTAATGCTGGCAAACAGGATCTTACTAAGATAACAAAATTGCTGCTGCGGTATTGACAGCTTGATGGAGTTTTTTTTACCTAAACAGCAAATgctgtgcatttttatttttcttaactgCATTTCTGTATTAATACAGAAAATAATTCTTACGTGGATTTGAGTTGGCTTTCATTAGTTTCCTTCTTCAAACTTTAGGTCTAGATCAAGATCCAGATCCAGATCTGCTTTATGGCCACGAAGCAGGTAAGATGTTTGCCATAATTAAAGCCACTTAATAGTATCTACAGGTTTACTTAGTCAAATGTGTGTGTTCTTTTGGCCATAGATAGATGCACATCAGGCAAAACTTGTTCGTGTATCAGAAGTTTGCCTGTGGTTCACCATCATGCACTAAGACCCTAATGTGTCCTGTAAAAATGAAGTTGGTGCCAGGAAAGTATATTACAAGGGAGACTTACATAGTTTCAAACCCCAGACTTGctggggaaaaaatgcttaaacaaCATCTAGCAAAATATAAATGCACAGTAATAGAAAACTCAAGAGACTCCGGGGGTGTGggatgtgtttgggggggggaaattacCTCTTGATGCTAAAATGTGCTGTTTCTGCCTGTTATCTCATGAATGTCCTATTGAACTTAACATTAGGTCCCCCCTAAATTCAAATGTCCATTTGGCCATTCTCCAGTATGCCCTGATTCATTTGCATATGCTAGTGGTGTGCAGCGAACAACTAGCCATGATCAATTTATGTGTCAGCTATAGGGAGACTCAAATATTAGGGCATGTTACTCAATTGTAGGACTGGGACTGTTTTTCTATGAGTCATCTGTTGGCTCTTGTGAATGAGGTACTCCTAGAATTCAAATCCTAACATAAAGCTTCTTTGTGACATACCATATGTATGCAGTTTAGTGCTCCGGTAGTAGTGGAAGAGTTTTTTCAAGATGGGAGTTGCTGAAAAGTGTCAAAGCATTGGCATTGTTCACTGCATAGTTTTAAAGATACTCTCCATTGAACTTCACCTTCAAGCAAGCAGAAGATTCTAATGGCTTAtttacagaagaacaaagggaacTCTTGGCTGCAGAGCTCCAAAAGTTCTAGAATCAGTTAAATGTTCACATCTTGTAGgtagttttaaaatgtcacaagTCACAGCAGGAGAACTTTGTTTCTGATGGTGGTTATATTAAGGAGGCACTGCTCTCTTGTGCTAATGGTTTTTGTTGAAGGATTTTCTGAAGAAACAAAACTGCACAGAAGAGTTGCCAAGAAGTAGAAATAGGTGGGATCAAACACAAATGTGAGCACCTGACTTGCAATGTACGAGCATGTTTTCATTACGTGAGTAGCGTTGGATGGTGAATGCATCTCAAGAGATGAGGACAGATAAAACTTCAGTGCAGTATTTTCAGAAACAGATGATGCTCAGTTACTGCTAATTGTAGCAAGTGTCATACAGTATCTTTATAAATTTTGAAATAGAATGGTATTCAGCGCAACACTGACAGCTGCTTCCTCATGTTTATCCATCAACCAGTCAGTGCTGATATTGAACAGTGATGGTGAAAGAACTCTCTCCAAGTGCCTATGGAGATAAGAAACCATGCAGTGTATCTGCCTTAGTAGTGGGGATTAACTTGATGCCCATACAAAtcctttttaaaggatttttgcATACATTCAGTGATGCGTATTTAAAATGCTGACTAACGCATTTTTGGAGATTTTTCAGTATGGAAGGAATTGTTTTCATGTAACTTTTTTTTCGCTTGTGTTCATATTTTGCAGCCGATCAAAGTCCAGATCACCATCTCCAAAGAGAAGGTAAGTTGAATCTTGTGACTAAAGACTACTGAAAACTTGTTTGACTGAGATTACCAGAACTTTTCCCTATACTTTGTCTCTGATTTAACTGTAAGGTATATTTTGGATGGACAGGGCTGCCTTAATTAATGCATGGGACACTGATTACTCAGGCCCAAAATGGTAAAGCTGTTTCCAAGAAAGTGGGTGCATGTTGTATTATGCGGATCTTGCCTTTGGCAATTGCTGTATTACTTCCATCCTCTTCAATGGCTTCATTAACCAGAGATTGTACAAGTGGATGAGCTAAAGCATGAAATAAATTTTAAGCACAGGGGGAATCAATTTTAAGCAGTCTATTTAAAAACTCCAGCGATCATAATGAGATTAATTTGTGTTCTAGAAGGTACAGTGGGCTACTTCTGGCTTACAATTAAATCCTTTTCAGAAGGACTGAACCTACTTTCTCAAGGGATGGGGGATATAACCAGAGTCAAAAATCTGAATGAGAGTAGTAAAGATAATGGAAAACGTAAATGGCTCTGAGTAAAACTGGAAATGGATTAAATGTGTTGAAGCAAAATATAAACTAAAGACTTCTTATAGCAAACATCCATCTGATTGAATGTAGTCAAACTGTGGTCCACCTTGCTGGTGGCTCTGTCTTGACTAACAGCTGTACAGTCTGTTGTTGCTACATGGTAATAGCGAGATAGAATTTTCTACATTTCCCTTTCATAACCCAGATGAGTACATGTTAGAACATTGTATATTTTATGTAATTAATCATTAGCCTTAGTTTTTCCATTTTAGTTTGAGCCATTTATAACCATTTTCCATTAATTCAGGATAAGTATGATCTTCTCAACGCTTGGACACAGCTTTTCCAAGCTTGACTGAAGTCTCTTGAGGGAAGGAGTGCATGGGAACTAAAGTAGCTTGTGCCTTGCCACAGTGTGTGCCTGACCTTGAGATCCTTGTTTGTAGCTTCCTTTTTATCCTTTCCTGTTAACGCTTTCATGCACTTCCGGAAAGGATTCCATActtcaaaatgtcattttcatgcccagataaatttgttagtctctaaggtgcgacaaggactcctcgttgtttttgctgatacagactaacacggctaccactctgaaacctttcatttaaaGGTTACTAATGATTCTGTAGCAAAGTTACAATTTCATATACCCTTTGAGGATGTATGTGTAAGATctgttttaaaagtaaaactaaTTCTCTACCTTCATTGGTGCTAATTATTGGGTTATTACAGAAAATACAtgaggtggtttttgtttttgttttttcctggcaATATTGCtatatcgcaaaaa
Protein-coding regions in this window:
- the LOC102934017 gene encoding serine/arginine-rich splicing factor 7 — its product is MSRYGRYGGETKVYVGNLGTGAGKGELERAFSYYGPLRTVWIARNPPGFAFVEFEDPRDAEDAVLGLDGKVLCGSRVRVELSTGMPRRSRYDRPPARRPFDPNDRCYECGDKGHYAYDCHRYSRRRRSRSRSRSHSRSRGRRYSRSRSRSRGRRSRSASLRRSRSVSPRRSRSASPRRSRSRSLKRSRSRSRSRSRSALWPRSSRSKSRSPSPKRSRSPSGSPRRRSASPVRMD
- the GEMIN6 gene encoding gem-associated protein 6 isoform X1 encodes the protein MSEWQRKSPLEWQTYVNKEVKVTAAEKHEYKGWVLTIDPVSANVVLVKLMEDGKVCVSVILGHAVQKVEIVNEGDDETKEQLAHLFMPEESRAYGHEELEKRKSSLKTWLETNHIPVTEQGESQRTLCVAGVLTIDPPYGPEDCSSSNEIILSRVQSLIQGHLAPQ
- the GEMIN6 gene encoding gem-associated protein 6 isoform X2, with translation MLRNKWIEGKLWVNPFITKALSVVLVKLMEDGKVCVSVILGHAVQKVEIVNEGDDETKEQLAHLFMPEESRAYGHEELEKRKSSLKTWLETNHIPVTEQGESQRTLCVAGVLTIDPPYGPEDCSSSNEIILSRVQSLIQGHLAPQ